Proteins found in one Podarcis muralis chromosome 5, rPodMur119.hap1.1, whole genome shotgun sequence genomic segment:
- the AP4B1 gene encoding AP-4 complex subunit beta-1 isoform X1 encodes MQASFPPLGFALVPADALTRRSWRLKPGRSRERTRKTPAPFVGRCETEQPWAGETRAKVFRSPSEMPYLGSEDTVKELKRALSNPHVQTDRLRYRNVIQRVIRHMTQGVDVSSVFMEMVKASATVDIVQKKLVYLYMCTYAPLKPDLALLAINTLCKDCSDPNPMVRGLALRSMCSFRMPSIQEYIQQPILNGLRDKASYVRRVAVLGCAKMQKLQGDCEVDGALVNELYSLLRDQDPIVVVNCLRALEEILAHEGGVVINKPIAHHLLNRMPDLDQWGQSEVLTFLLRYNPRSEEELFDILNLLDGYLKSSSSSVVMAATKLFLVLARDFPHVQEDVLVRVKGPLLSACTSESRELCFTALCHVRQILDSLPGHFSSHYKKFFCSYSEPHYIKCQKMEVLCKLVNDENVPQILEELRDYCTDVSAELAQGAIFAIGNIARTYTEQCVRILTELLELKQEHITSAVVQVFRDLVWLCPQCIENVSQALDGCEETIQDSEGKQALIWLLGVHGERVPSAPYILEDFVENVKSETFSVVKLELLTALVRLFIGRPAECQDMLGRLLYYCIEEERDMAVRDRALFYYRLLQAGMEEAKGILCSPASDHSLRFLEGQAEGSVNAWASDFNSLVPIYGKEQWAAMTASRVTGLPHTDSPSEDPTTVDEEPLIPEKEEEVPSVNTSSSSLILRPSICMTAEQFERTWLNLGLGCQQAVPWQETVQPDTVQAALQVVHIQTIAMSKAGSPLWKAYLVAQDDTGCLFLTELLLEVGAAEMQMLVKQSENKPEALQAFISVLKTVLGTVAELTS; translated from the exons GTGTTTAGGAGCCCATCAGAGATGCCATACTTAGGCTCAGAGGATACAGTGAAGGAGCTGAAGAGAGCACTGTCTAACCCTCATGTGCAAACTGACCGTCTCCGCTACAGGAATGTTATCCAGCGAGTGATCAG GCATATGACCCAAGGTGTAGATGTGTCCAGTGTGTTTATGGAGATGGTCAAAGCTAGTGCCACAGTGGATATTGTTCAGAAAAAACTAGTGTACTTGTATATGTGCACATATGCTCCTCTGAAGCCCGATCTGGCTCTTTTAGCTATCAACACCCTTTGCAAAGACTGCTCAGACCCCAACCCCATGGTTAGGGGCCTCGCCTTGCGAAGCATGTGCAGTTTCAG GATGCCCAGCATACAGGAGTATATCCAACAGCCAATCCTGAATGGTTTGCGAGACAAAGCCTCCTATGTAAGGAGAGTCGCTGTCCTCGGATGTGCAAAGATGCAGAAACTGCAAGGGGACTGCGAAGTGG ACGGCGCACTAGTTAATGAGCTATATAGTCTGCTTCGTGACCAGGACCCTATTGTAGTGGTGAATTGTTTGAGGGCGCTAGAGGAGATCCTGGCACACGAAGGAGGAGTTGTCATCAACAAGCCCATTGCCCACCATCTTCTCAACAG GATGCCTGACCTAGACCAGTGGGGACAGAGTGAAGTGTTGACTTTCCTCTTGCGCTACAATCCCCGCTCTGAAGAAGAGCTCTTTGACATCCTTAACTTGCTGGATGGCTATCTCAAGAGTAGCAGCTCCAGTGTGGTGATGGCTGCCACGAAACTTTTCTTAGTGCTGGCCAGAGACTTTCCGCACGTGCAGGAAGATGTGCTGGTGAGAGTGAAGGGCCCGCTCCTGTCTGCTTGCACCTCTGAGAGTCGGGAACTCTGTTTCACTGCCTTGTGTCATGTGCGCCAGATCTTAGACAGCCTCCCCGGCCATTTCAGTAGCCACTACAAGAAGTTCTTCTGCTCATACTCAGAACCGCATTATATCAAGTGCCAGAAAATGGAGGTTTTGTGCAAGCTGGTGAACGATGAAAATGTGCCACAGATACTGGAGGAACTAAGAGATTACTGCACTGACGTGTCAGCAGAGCTTGCACAAGGGGCAATCTTTGCCATTG GCAACATTGCAAGGACCTACACCGAGCAGTGTGTGAGGATCCTAACAGAACTCCTTGAGCTGAAGCAGGAGCATATAACTTCAG CTGTAGTTCAGGTGTTCCGGGACCTGGTGTGGTTGTGTCCGCAGTGTATAGAGAATGTGTCCCAGGCTTTGGATGGCTGTGAGGAGACCATCCAGGACAGTGAG GGCAAGCAAGCACTGATTTGGCTGCTGGGGGTACATGGAGAGAGAGTCCCCAGTGCCCCCTATATTTTGGAGGATTTTGTAGAGAATGTGAAATCAGAGACCTTCTCGGTTGTGAAGCTGGAACTGCTAACAGCTTTGGTGCGGCTCTTCATAGGACGTCCAGCTGAGTGTCAGGACATGTTGGGTCGATTGCTCTATTACTGCATAG aggaggagagagacatGGCAGTTCGGGATCGTGCGCTCTTCTACTATCGTCTTTTGCAAGCTGGCATGGAGGAAGCAAAAGGGATCCTTTGCAGCCCTGCATCTGATCACTCTCTGAGGTTCTTGGAAGGGCAGGCTGAAGGCTCTGTGAATGCGTGGGCCTCTGACTTTAACTCACTGGTGCCTATATATGGCAAAGAGCAATGGGCAGCCATGACAGCCAGCCGGGTTACTGGCCTTCCCCATACAGATTCTCCCTCTGAAGATCCCACAACGGTGGATGAAG AGCCCCTGATACcggaaaaggaagaggaggttCCTTCTGTCAACACCAGTTCGAGCAGCCTGATTCTCAGACCAAGCATTTGCATGACTGCCGAGCAGTTTGAGAGGACGTGGCTAAACCTGGGTTTGGGCTGCCAGCAAGCTGTTCCCTGGCAGGAAACTGTGCAGCCAGACACTGTGCAGGCTGCACTTCAGGTTGTCCATATCCAGACTATTGCTATGAGCAAGGCTGGTTCCCCGCTGTGGAAGGCCTACCTTGTTGCCCAGGATGATACAGGCTGCCTTTTCCTGACAGAGCTGCTACTTGAAGTGGGGGCTGCAGAGATGCAAATGTTGGTGAAGCAGAGTGAAAACAAGCCAGAGGCACTGCAGGCCTTCATCTCAGTCTTGAAGACTGTGTTGGGAACAGTGGCGGAATTGACGTCCTGA
- the BCL2L15 gene encoding bcl-2-like protein 15 isoform X2 → MKDSMTFEEQVEQIAEALLADFPGQKSKTEFRVLQYQGASFEGGGSAASPFDPVPIANTLRRLGDQFNADLERPAREVIEAEGRKFKENVETLSKTWTIQNPELAYEKAFLVVAVKLFRYIAKKARAVAQPRLLTEAINAAPEVRHYIERQGGWEILENRRGQNNP, encoded by the exons ATGAAGGACTCTATGACTTTTGAGGAACAGGTGGAACAGATTGCAGAAGCATTGCTTGCTGACTTCCCAGGGCAAAAATCAAAAACAGAATTTCGTGTCCTACAGTACCAGGGTGCAAGTTTTGAAG GTGGAGGTAGCGCTGCAAGCCCTTTTGACCCAGTTCCTATTGCCAATACACTGAGACGCCTAGGAGATCAGTTTAATGCAGACTTGGAGAGACCAGCGCGGGAGGTCATAGAGGCAGAG GGAAGGAAATTCAAAGAAAACGTCGAGACTCTCAGCAAGACCTGGACAATTCAGAATCCTGAGCTGGCATATGAAAAAGCTTTCCTAGTTGTCGCTGTAAAGTTGTTTCGATACATTGCAAAGAAAGCTCGTGCTGTAGCCCAGCCGCGCTTACTCACAGAGGCAATCAACGCAGCTCCGGAAGTGAGACACTATATTGAAAGGCAAGGTGGCTGG gAGATCCTTGAAAACAGAAGAGGACAAAATAATCCCTAA
- the AP4B1 gene encoding AP-4 complex subunit beta-1 isoform X3, with product MCKDAETARGLRNGALVNELYSLLRDQDPIVVVNCLRALEEILAHEGGVVINKPIAHHLLNRMPDLDQWGQSEVLTFLLRYNPRSEEELFDILNLLDGYLKSSSSSVVMAATKLFLVLARDFPHVQEDVLVRVKGPLLSACTSESRELCFTALCHVRQILDSLPGHFSSHYKKFFCSYSEPHYIKCQKMEVLCKLVNDENVPQILEELRDYCTDVSAELAQGAIFAIGNIARTYTEQCVRILTELLELKQEHITSAVVQVFRDLVWLCPQCIENVSQALDGCEETIQDSEGKQALIWLLGVHGERVPSAPYILEDFVENVKSETFSVVKLELLTALVRLFIGRPAECQDMLGRLLYYCIEEERDMAVRDRALFYYRLLQAGMEEAKGILCSPASDHSLRFLEGQAEGSVNAWASDFNSLVPIYGKEQWAAMTASRVTGLPHTDSPSEDPTTVDEEPLIPEKEEEVPSVNTSSSSLILRPSICMTAEQFERTWLNLGLGCQQAVPWQETVQPDTVQAALQVVHIQTIAMSKAGSPLWKAYLVAQDDTGCLFLTELLLEVGAAEMQMLVKQSENKPEALQAFISVLKTVLGTVAELTS from the exons ATGTGCAAAGATGCAGAAACTGCAAGGGGACTGCGAA ACGGCGCACTAGTTAATGAGCTATATAGTCTGCTTCGTGACCAGGACCCTATTGTAGTGGTGAATTGTTTGAGGGCGCTAGAGGAGATCCTGGCACACGAAGGAGGAGTTGTCATCAACAAGCCCATTGCCCACCATCTTCTCAACAG GATGCCTGACCTAGACCAGTGGGGACAGAGTGAAGTGTTGACTTTCCTCTTGCGCTACAATCCCCGCTCTGAAGAAGAGCTCTTTGACATCCTTAACTTGCTGGATGGCTATCTCAAGAGTAGCAGCTCCAGTGTGGTGATGGCTGCCACGAAACTTTTCTTAGTGCTGGCCAGAGACTTTCCGCACGTGCAGGAAGATGTGCTGGTGAGAGTGAAGGGCCCGCTCCTGTCTGCTTGCACCTCTGAGAGTCGGGAACTCTGTTTCACTGCCTTGTGTCATGTGCGCCAGATCTTAGACAGCCTCCCCGGCCATTTCAGTAGCCACTACAAGAAGTTCTTCTGCTCATACTCAGAACCGCATTATATCAAGTGCCAGAAAATGGAGGTTTTGTGCAAGCTGGTGAACGATGAAAATGTGCCACAGATACTGGAGGAACTAAGAGATTACTGCACTGACGTGTCAGCAGAGCTTGCACAAGGGGCAATCTTTGCCATTG GCAACATTGCAAGGACCTACACCGAGCAGTGTGTGAGGATCCTAACAGAACTCCTTGAGCTGAAGCAGGAGCATATAACTTCAG CTGTAGTTCAGGTGTTCCGGGACCTGGTGTGGTTGTGTCCGCAGTGTATAGAGAATGTGTCCCAGGCTTTGGATGGCTGTGAGGAGACCATCCAGGACAGTGAG GGCAAGCAAGCACTGATTTGGCTGCTGGGGGTACATGGAGAGAGAGTCCCCAGTGCCCCCTATATTTTGGAGGATTTTGTAGAGAATGTGAAATCAGAGACCTTCTCGGTTGTGAAGCTGGAACTGCTAACAGCTTTGGTGCGGCTCTTCATAGGACGTCCAGCTGAGTGTCAGGACATGTTGGGTCGATTGCTCTATTACTGCATAG aggaggagagagacatGGCAGTTCGGGATCGTGCGCTCTTCTACTATCGTCTTTTGCAAGCTGGCATGGAGGAAGCAAAAGGGATCCTTTGCAGCCCTGCATCTGATCACTCTCTGAGGTTCTTGGAAGGGCAGGCTGAAGGCTCTGTGAATGCGTGGGCCTCTGACTTTAACTCACTGGTGCCTATATATGGCAAAGAGCAATGGGCAGCCATGACAGCCAGCCGGGTTACTGGCCTTCCCCATACAGATTCTCCCTCTGAAGATCCCACAACGGTGGATGAAG AGCCCCTGATACcggaaaaggaagaggaggttCCTTCTGTCAACACCAGTTCGAGCAGCCTGATTCTCAGACCAAGCATTTGCATGACTGCCGAGCAGTTTGAGAGGACGTGGCTAAACCTGGGTTTGGGCTGCCAGCAAGCTGTTCCCTGGCAGGAAACTGTGCAGCCAGACACTGTGCAGGCTGCACTTCAGGTTGTCCATATCCAGACTATTGCTATGAGCAAGGCTGGTTCCCCGCTGTGGAAGGCCTACCTTGTTGCCCAGGATGATACAGGCTGCCTTTTCCTGACAGAGCTGCTACTTGAAGTGGGGGCTGCAGAGATGCAAATGTTGGTGAAGCAGAGTGAAAACAAGCCAGAGGCACTGCAGGCCTTCATCTCAGTCTTGAAGACTGTGTTGGGAACAGTGGCGGAATTGACGTCCTGA
- the BCL2L15 gene encoding bcl-2-like protein 15 isoform X1: MKDSMTFEEQVEQIAEALLADFPGQKSKTEFRVLQYQGASFEGSHPFLLARATAQGSETRDEVQQRQSQISHFQGGGSAASPFDPVPIANTLRRLGDQFNADLERPAREVIEAEGRKFKENVETLSKTWTIQNPELAYEKAFLVVAVKLFRYIAKKARAVAQPRLLTEAINAAPEVRHYIERQGGWEILENRRGQNNP; the protein is encoded by the exons ATGAAGGACTCTATGACTTTTGAGGAACAGGTGGAACAGATTGCAGAAGCATTGCTTGCTGACTTCCCAGGGCAAAAATCAAAAACAGAATTTCGTGTCCTACAGTACCAGGGTGCAAGTTTTGAAG GCTCACATCCTTTCCTGCTTGCCCGTGCTACAGCTCAAGGCAGTGAGACAAGAGATGAAGTCCAGCAACGTCAAAGTCAGATCTCACACTTTCAGG GTGGAGGTAGCGCTGCAAGCCCTTTTGACCCAGTTCCTATTGCCAATACACTGAGACGCCTAGGAGATCAGTTTAATGCAGACTTGGAGAGACCAGCGCGGGAGGTCATAGAGGCAGAG GGAAGGAAATTCAAAGAAAACGTCGAGACTCTCAGCAAGACCTGGACAATTCAGAATCCTGAGCTGGCATATGAAAAAGCTTTCCTAGTTGTCGCTGTAAAGTTGTTTCGATACATTGCAAAGAAAGCTCGTGCTGTAGCCCAGCCGCGCTTACTCACAGAGGCAATCAACGCAGCTCCGGAAGTGAGACACTATATTGAAAGGCAAGGTGGCTGG gAGATCCTTGAAAACAGAAGAGGACAAAATAATCCCTAA
- the AP4B1 gene encoding AP-4 complex subunit beta-1 isoform X2 has translation MPYLGSEDTVKELKRALSNPHVQTDRLRYRNVIQRVIRHMTQGVDVSSVFMEMVKASATVDIVQKKLVYLYMCTYAPLKPDLALLAINTLCKDCSDPNPMVRGLALRSMCSFRMPSIQEYIQQPILNGLRDKASYVRRVAVLGCAKMQKLQGDCEVDGALVNELYSLLRDQDPIVVVNCLRALEEILAHEGGVVINKPIAHHLLNRMPDLDQWGQSEVLTFLLRYNPRSEEELFDILNLLDGYLKSSSSSVVMAATKLFLVLARDFPHVQEDVLVRVKGPLLSACTSESRELCFTALCHVRQILDSLPGHFSSHYKKFFCSYSEPHYIKCQKMEVLCKLVNDENVPQILEELRDYCTDVSAELAQGAIFAIGNIARTYTEQCVRILTELLELKQEHITSAVVQVFRDLVWLCPQCIENVSQALDGCEETIQDSEGKQALIWLLGVHGERVPSAPYILEDFVENVKSETFSVVKLELLTALVRLFIGRPAECQDMLGRLLYYCIEEERDMAVRDRALFYYRLLQAGMEEAKGILCSPASDHSLRFLEGQAEGSVNAWASDFNSLVPIYGKEQWAAMTASRVTGLPHTDSPSEDPTTVDEEPLIPEKEEEVPSVNTSSSSLILRPSICMTAEQFERTWLNLGLGCQQAVPWQETVQPDTVQAALQVVHIQTIAMSKAGSPLWKAYLVAQDDTGCLFLTELLLEVGAAEMQMLVKQSENKPEALQAFISVLKTVLGTVAELTS, from the exons ATGCCATACTTAGGCTCAGAGGATACAGTGAAGGAGCTGAAGAGAGCACTGTCTAACCCTCATGTGCAAACTGACCGTCTCCGCTACAGGAATGTTATCCAGCGAGTGATCAG GCATATGACCCAAGGTGTAGATGTGTCCAGTGTGTTTATGGAGATGGTCAAAGCTAGTGCCACAGTGGATATTGTTCAGAAAAAACTAGTGTACTTGTATATGTGCACATATGCTCCTCTGAAGCCCGATCTGGCTCTTTTAGCTATCAACACCCTTTGCAAAGACTGCTCAGACCCCAACCCCATGGTTAGGGGCCTCGCCTTGCGAAGCATGTGCAGTTTCAG GATGCCCAGCATACAGGAGTATATCCAACAGCCAATCCTGAATGGTTTGCGAGACAAAGCCTCCTATGTAAGGAGAGTCGCTGTCCTCGGATGTGCAAAGATGCAGAAACTGCAAGGGGACTGCGAAGTGG ACGGCGCACTAGTTAATGAGCTATATAGTCTGCTTCGTGACCAGGACCCTATTGTAGTGGTGAATTGTTTGAGGGCGCTAGAGGAGATCCTGGCACACGAAGGAGGAGTTGTCATCAACAAGCCCATTGCCCACCATCTTCTCAACAG GATGCCTGACCTAGACCAGTGGGGACAGAGTGAAGTGTTGACTTTCCTCTTGCGCTACAATCCCCGCTCTGAAGAAGAGCTCTTTGACATCCTTAACTTGCTGGATGGCTATCTCAAGAGTAGCAGCTCCAGTGTGGTGATGGCTGCCACGAAACTTTTCTTAGTGCTGGCCAGAGACTTTCCGCACGTGCAGGAAGATGTGCTGGTGAGAGTGAAGGGCCCGCTCCTGTCTGCTTGCACCTCTGAGAGTCGGGAACTCTGTTTCACTGCCTTGTGTCATGTGCGCCAGATCTTAGACAGCCTCCCCGGCCATTTCAGTAGCCACTACAAGAAGTTCTTCTGCTCATACTCAGAACCGCATTATATCAAGTGCCAGAAAATGGAGGTTTTGTGCAAGCTGGTGAACGATGAAAATGTGCCACAGATACTGGAGGAACTAAGAGATTACTGCACTGACGTGTCAGCAGAGCTTGCACAAGGGGCAATCTTTGCCATTG GCAACATTGCAAGGACCTACACCGAGCAGTGTGTGAGGATCCTAACAGAACTCCTTGAGCTGAAGCAGGAGCATATAACTTCAG CTGTAGTTCAGGTGTTCCGGGACCTGGTGTGGTTGTGTCCGCAGTGTATAGAGAATGTGTCCCAGGCTTTGGATGGCTGTGAGGAGACCATCCAGGACAGTGAG GGCAAGCAAGCACTGATTTGGCTGCTGGGGGTACATGGAGAGAGAGTCCCCAGTGCCCCCTATATTTTGGAGGATTTTGTAGAGAATGTGAAATCAGAGACCTTCTCGGTTGTGAAGCTGGAACTGCTAACAGCTTTGGTGCGGCTCTTCATAGGACGTCCAGCTGAGTGTCAGGACATGTTGGGTCGATTGCTCTATTACTGCATAG aggaggagagagacatGGCAGTTCGGGATCGTGCGCTCTTCTACTATCGTCTTTTGCAAGCTGGCATGGAGGAAGCAAAAGGGATCCTTTGCAGCCCTGCATCTGATCACTCTCTGAGGTTCTTGGAAGGGCAGGCTGAAGGCTCTGTGAATGCGTGGGCCTCTGACTTTAACTCACTGGTGCCTATATATGGCAAAGAGCAATGGGCAGCCATGACAGCCAGCCGGGTTACTGGCCTTCCCCATACAGATTCTCCCTCTGAAGATCCCACAACGGTGGATGAAG AGCCCCTGATACcggaaaaggaagaggaggttCCTTCTGTCAACACCAGTTCGAGCAGCCTGATTCTCAGACCAAGCATTTGCATGACTGCCGAGCAGTTTGAGAGGACGTGGCTAAACCTGGGTTTGGGCTGCCAGCAAGCTGTTCCCTGGCAGGAAACTGTGCAGCCAGACACTGTGCAGGCTGCACTTCAGGTTGTCCATATCCAGACTATTGCTATGAGCAAGGCTGGTTCCCCGCTGTGGAAGGCCTACCTTGTTGCCCAGGATGATACAGGCTGCCTTTTCCTGACAGAGCTGCTACTTGAAGTGGGGGCTGCAGAGATGCAAATGTTGGTGAAGCAGAGTGAAAACAAGCCAGAGGCACTGCAGGCCTTCATCTCAGTCTTGAAGACTGTGTTGGGAACAGTGGCGGAATTGACGTCCTGA